From Novosphingobium resinovorum, the proteins below share one genomic window:
- the fsa gene encoding fructose-6-phosphate aldolase, whose amino-acid sequence MKFFADTAEIADIKELADTGLLDGVTTNPSLIAKSGRDFMEVTAEICKLTTGPVSAEVVALDHAGMMREAEILRKIADNVCIKVPLTIDGLKTCKALTGEGTMVNVTLCFSANQALLAAKAGATFVSPFVGRHDDNGFDGMALISDIRLIYDNYNFATEILVASVRHGVHVLEAARIGADVMTAPPSVIKGLFKHVLTEKGIEGFLADWAKTGQSI is encoded by the coding sequence ATGAAGTTCTTCGCCGACACCGCCGAAATCGCCGACATCAAGGAACTGGCCGACACCGGCCTGCTCGACGGCGTGACCACCAACCCCTCGCTGATCGCCAAGTCGGGCCGTGATTTCATGGAAGTCACCGCCGAGATCTGCAAGCTGACCACCGGCCCCGTCAGCGCCGAAGTCGTCGCGCTCGACCACGCGGGCATGATGCGCGAGGCCGAAATCCTCCGCAAGATCGCCGACAATGTCTGCATCAAGGTGCCGCTTACCATCGACGGCCTCAAGACCTGCAAGGCGCTGACCGGCGAAGGCACCATGGTCAACGTGACGCTGTGCTTCTCGGCCAACCAGGCGCTGCTCGCCGCCAAGGCCGGCGCGACCTTCGTGTCGCCTTTCGTCGGCCGTCACGACGACAACGGCTTCGACGGCATGGCGCTCATCAGCGACATCCGCCTGATCTACGACAACTACAACTTCGCGACCGAGATCCTCGTCGCCTCGGTGCGCCACGGCGTTCACGTTCTGGAAGCCGCGCGCATCGGCGCCGACGTGATGACTGCGCCGCCGTCGGTCATCAAGGGCCTGTTCAAGCACGTCCTGACCGAAAAGGGCATCGAAGGCTTCCTCGCCGACTGGGCGAAGACCGGGCAGTCGATCTGA
- a CDS encoding DUF4197 domain-containing protein produces MALPGCTTIGRPSYTDIIENLLMLSSQRAFARLTQPDGFWDSQVARINMPVLFGRPGSVAQKVFRSPLFKEKLQRELNRIAEDGARVAAPIVYDAVRSLTVTDALALLRGGDTSATTFLRQSMGSGLVNAMIPELDRVMRMAEDPILNTAVNALTGVNMADAAHALALEADNAIWYEIGAQEADIRAHPESTNDGALIAALKLAKGI; encoded by the coding sequence ATGGCACTACCAGGCTGCACCACGATCGGGCGGCCCAGCTACACCGATATCATCGAGAACCTGCTGATGCTTTCCAGCCAACGCGCCTTCGCGCGGCTGACGCAGCCCGACGGTTTCTGGGACAGCCAGGTCGCCCGCATCAACATGCCGGTGCTGTTCGGCCGTCCGGGGTCGGTGGCTCAGAAGGTGTTCCGCTCGCCGCTGTTCAAGGAAAAGCTCCAGCGCGAACTGAACCGCATCGCCGAGGACGGCGCGCGCGTCGCGGCGCCGATCGTCTACGATGCGGTGCGCTCGCTGACGGTGACCGACGCGCTGGCTCTGCTGCGGGGCGGCGATACTTCGGCGACGACGTTCCTGCGCCAGTCGATGGGCTCCGGCCTCGTCAATGCGATGATCCCGGAACTCGACCGGGTGATGCGCATGGCCGAGGATCCGATCCTCAATACCGCCGTCAATGCGCTGACCGGCGTGAACATGGCGGACGCGGCGCATGCCCTGGCGCTCGAGGCGGACAATGCGATCTGGTACGAGATCGGCGCGCAGGAAGCGGATATCCGCGCGCATCCCGAAAGCACCAATGACGGCGCGCTGATCGCGGCGTTGAAGCTGGCCAAGGGCATTTAA